The Brassica napus cultivar Da-Ae chromosome C7, Da-Ae, whole genome shotgun sequence genomic interval tacttttgaaaaaaaaattcaaattttttttctcaaatttttaatatttattttttattttataaaattttaaaatttaatcccAAATCTCCGCTCTTTAACTGTAAAACCTaaagtttggattagttaaccctaaagGTATACgtgtatatatacttatttaatgaaatattttggtcattttgatccttaagagtctatatttgtgacaaaaacttttttattgcTATCCTAGTAGTGTATTTCTCTAATAGAAATCACAAATAGTATTATTCAAGTGGTGCTGAAGTTTTCTAAATTCTTTTTAGGCAAATTTGACAACCAGTTCATGCTAGTATTTGATCAGCATTACGTATAGAGATGGCAATTGAGTATGTGTACCGCAAGCTTGGCTCGAAAAAGACTCATGCGGAGCGGGTTTGGGCCGGTATTTTCTTAGGTCCATAAAAAAGTGGGCTTTGCAGGACTGGTTAAAAAGGGACTAGGCCGAAAGCGGGATTGGCCTTGGCGGTACCCCAAGACACACGTAATCCCGTAACAGTGTTTCAGTTTCGTCTCTTGGACTACTCACCGACAAAATACTCCAAGAAAATGACAATTCTGGAGACGATCCACTACCGTAGCTTCTCAAGATGTCATCGAGTCCAAACAAGATGGAATTGGTCATACTAAGGTTGATTTTCCAAAGACTCTTgtcctttttttcattttcaggtgctcttttttttatttcattgcGAGAAGTCTTAAGAAACTGAAAATGTTAAAGCTCTGATTCTTTGTTGTAATTTGTCTATCACCAGATTGAGAAACCTTTACAGAAACATGGTGGAAGGTTGGAGCACAATGAAACATATTGTGGTTCCTGCTTTGGTGCTGAAGCGGTAAACATCTTTAATTCAGTAGAGTAATAATATGCTCCTACATAGCTACATTTGATCTCAGACTTTCAATTGCacttaaaaaaaatcttcaattagttttgattcatttatattttactctTAGTTTCTTGTGGTGGTGAAATGTTTTGATCCTCTTTAGATGTTGTGGTTGTCATTATTTATAGACGGATGATACTTGTTGTAATTCATGTGATGAAGTTCGTGAAGCTTATCGAAAGAAAGGTTGGGCCCTCTCTGACCCTGAATCTATCGACCAGGTATACGCTACATAAACAACAATGTTATGTTGATCTTGTTACTTAGTTTGTGGTCTTCACATCTAGTTGTATAATATTCTCAGTGCAAAAGAGAAGGATATGTGCAAAAGTTGAAAGACGAAGAAGGTGAAGGCTGTAACGTTCACGGTTTCTTGGAAGTTAATAAAGTCGCTGGGAATTTTCATTTCGTTCCAGGACAAAGCTTTCATCAATCCGGTTTTCAATTTGGTGATCTTATATTCTTCCAGCAAGGCAACTACAATGTAAAGAGAAGCTCCCTTCTTGTTTCAGcttctcttatatatatagCTCATGTTTGGTTTGACTCCGTTGTATCTCTACACAGATTAGCCACAAGGTTAACAGGCTGGCCTTTGGAGACTTTTTCCCCGGTGTAGTGAACCCTCTAGATGGGTATAAACTTCTCTCTCTCCCAACCCATTACACACTCCTTTTATCGTCTTATCCTCTGAAACATTCTCTTGGTTCTCTCAGTGTGCAGTGGAATCAGGAGAAACAAAATGGCGTGTATCAATATTTCGTCAAGGTTTGACCCATCTCTATCGAGTTTAGCTTCTGCATACTATAGAAAATATTGAGTATAATGAAAAAGAAATGGGACTGGTGTTGTAGGTGGTACCAAGCATTTACACAGATGTTCATGGGCATACCATTCAGTCAAACCA includes:
- the LOC111213536 gene encoding endoplasmic reticulum-Golgi intermediate compartment protein 3-like — its product is MAIERSTTVASQDVIESKQDGIGHTKIEKPLQKHGGRLEHNETYCGSCFGAEATDDTCCNSCDEVREAYRKKGWALSDPESIDQCKREGYVQKLKDEEGEGCNVHGFLEVNKVAGNFHFVPGQSFHQSGFQFGDLIFFQQGNYNISHKVNRLAFGDFFPGVVNPLDGVQWNQEKQNGVYQYFVKVVPSIYTDVHGHTIQSNQFSVTEHFQKMEAGRMQSPPGVFFYYDLTPIKVIFEEQHVEFLHFLTNVCAIVGGIFTVSGIVDSFIYHGQRAIKKKMEIGKFN